From a single Rodentibacter sp. JRC1 genomic region:
- a CDS encoding aromatic amino acid transport family protein, with amino-acid sequence MNKTVGSTLLVSGTMIGAGMLAMPLTSAGIGFGFTLALLLGLWALLTFTALLFVELYQTADSDAGIGTLAEQYFGKLGRIVATAVLIIFLYALIAAYVSGGGSLLNSLLPEGSDSKTSILLFTITFGIFIVIGTHSVDKINRVLFFVMLATFAVVLGLMLPEIKMTNLLAMPIDNALIISASPVFFTAFGFHGSIPSLNKYLGGNVKALRISILVGSAITLGAYILWQLSTHGLLTQNAFLQILKEDATLNGLVKATLAITGSSVIASAVKLFSTLALVTSFLGVGLGLLECIEDLLKRSFNISAGRISLGLLTFVPPLAFALFYPEGFILALGYAGQMFAFYAVVLPVSLVWKARRIHSNLPYRVWGGNITLFAVLVLGVVITSIPFAIRAGYLPFVVG; translated from the coding sequence ATGAACAAAACCGTTGGTAGTACATTGCTCGTCTCCGGCACGATGATTGGTGCCGGAATGTTAGCAATGCCTCTCACATCAGCCGGTATCGGTTTCGGCTTTACTTTAGCCTTATTACTTGGACTTTGGGCATTGCTCACTTTCACCGCACTTTTATTTGTAGAATTGTATCAGACAGCTGACAGTGATGCCGGGATCGGCACACTTGCCGAACAATATTTTGGTAAACTCGGGCGTATCGTAGCGACAGCCGTCTTAATTATTTTCTTATATGCCTTAATTGCCGCTTATGTAAGTGGCGGCGGTTCTTTACTAAACAGTTTATTACCGGAAGGGAGTGACAGCAAAACAAGTATTCTTTTATTCACTATCACTTTCGGCATATTTATTGTGATTGGCACACACAGTGTGGATAAAATCAATCGTGTGTTGTTCTTCGTGATGTTGGCAACCTTCGCTGTTGTGTTGGGCTTAATGCTACCGGAAATCAAAATGACCAATCTATTGGCAATGCCGATTGATAACGCCTTGATAATTTCTGCCAGCCCGGTGTTTTTCACTGCATTTGGCTTCCACGGTTCGATTCCAAGCTTGAATAAATATTTGGGCGGAAATGTAAAAGCTTTGCGTATTTCTATTTTAGTCGGCTCGGCTATTACTCTCGGCGCATACATTTTATGGCAGCTTTCTACACACGGTTTGCTAACACAAAATGCGTTCCTACAAATCTTAAAAGAAGACGCCACTTTAAATGGTTTAGTGAAGGCAACCCTTGCCATTACCGGTAGTTCGGTTATCGCAAGTGCGGTCAAATTATTCTCTACTTTGGCGTTGGTCACTTCTTTCTTAGGGGTGGGGTTAGGTTTATTAGAATGTATTGAAGATTTATTAAAACGTTCGTTTAATATTTCGGCAGGGCGAATTTCTCTTGGTTTGCTGACCTTTGTTCCTCCACTTGCATTTGCCTTATTCTATCCGGAAGGTTTTATTCTCGCTTTAGGCTATGCCGGTCAAATGTTTGCTTTTTACGCCGTAGTGTTACCGGTAAGTCTAGTGTGGAAAGCACGCCGTATTCATTCAAATCTTCCTTACCGCGTATGGGGAGGGAATATTACGCTGTTTGCCGTGTTAGTGCTTGGTGTAGTGATTACCTCCATTCCATTTGCCATTCGAGCCGGTTATCTACCGTTCGTAGTAGGTTAA
- a CDS encoding YicC/YloC family endoribonuclease codes for MIYSMTAFARLEVKKDWGDAVWEIRSVNQRYLENFFRLPEQFRGLENTLREKLRQNLTRGKIECSLRIETKKQTNAELNLNKDLASQVIQSLQWIKTQAGEGEINLTDVLRYPGVVEAQEQDLDAISQDLLIAFDSLLKDFIAMRGREGEKLQAIIQQRLENISVEAEKVRTQMPLVLQWQRERLLQRFEEAQISLDPQRVEQEMILLAQRVDVAEELDRLQMHVKETENILKKGGAVGRKLDFMMQELNRESNTLASKSINAEITASAVELKVLIEQMREQIQNLE; via the coding sequence ATGATTTACAGTATGACGGCATTCGCCCGCCTTGAAGTAAAAAAGGATTGGGGCGATGCGGTGTGGGAAATTCGTTCCGTCAATCAACGTTATTTAGAAAATTTTTTCCGTTTGCCGGAACAATTTCGTGGCTTGGAAAATACCTTACGGGAAAAACTTCGTCAAAACCTTACCCGTGGCAAAATTGAATGTTCCTTACGTATTGAAACAAAAAAGCAAACCAATGCAGAACTGAATTTAAATAAAGATCTGGCGAGCCAAGTGATTCAATCTTTGCAGTGGATTAAAACGCAAGCAGGCGAAGGAGAAATTAATTTAACGGATGTGTTGCGTTATCCCGGTGTGGTAGAAGCGCAAGAGCAGGATTTGGATGCGATTAGCCAAGATTTATTGATAGCCTTTGACTCGCTTTTAAAAGATTTCATTGCAATGCGGGGGCGTGAAGGTGAAAAATTACAGGCGATTATTCAACAACGCTTGGAAAATATTTCTGTTGAAGCGGAAAAAGTGCGCACCCAAATGCCACTGGTTTTACAATGGCAGCGTGAACGTTTATTACAACGTTTTGAAGAAGCGCAAATTAGCCTTGATCCGCAACGAGTTGAACAAGAAATGATCTTGTTGGCACAACGGGTAGATGTGGCGGAAGAACTTGATCGTCTCCAAATGCACGTAAAAGAAACCGAGAATATTTTGAAAAAAGGCGGTGCTGTGGGGCGTAAATTAGATTTTATGATGCAAGAGCTTAACCGAGAATCCAACACCCTTGCTTCCAAATCAATTAATGCGGAGATTACGGCTTCGGCAGTGGAATTGAAAGTGCTTATCGAGCAAATGCGTGAGCAAATTCAAAATTTAGAATAG
- a CDS encoding folate-binding protein YgfZ, which produces MAQFIRLNDYQLIEAYGEEAEKYLQGQLTTDVVTLSEGAATLTAHCDPKGKMSAIFRLLKVNGERFFLLVKKDLLPIALNNLKKYAVFSKVSFDLRDWQIVGVIGEKCGKIQPHFSLEIDEQRAILLSEIPLPITFNGDEKQWELADIQAGIPNLNAKIQNEFIPQALNLQAIEQAVSFTKGCYIGQETVARAKYRGVNKRAMFILKGNSQSLPEIATEIEMQLENGWRKTGTIISAVNISDVLWLQVVMNNDVNVNQPFRLPQDGSCLEIQPLPYVLN; this is translated from the coding sequence ATGGCGCAATTTATCCGACTTAACGATTATCAACTTATTGAAGCTTACGGAGAGGAGGCGGAGAAATATTTACAAGGGCAACTCACCACTGATGTGGTTACGTTGTCAGAGGGCGCAGCCACACTCACCGCTCATTGTGATCCAAAAGGGAAAATGAGTGCGATTTTCCGCTTGTTGAAAGTTAATGGCGAACGATTTTTCCTGCTTGTGAAGAAGGATTTATTACCAATTGCATTGAATAATTTAAAAAAATATGCGGTATTTTCTAAAGTCAGTTTTGATTTAAGGGATTGGCAAATTGTAGGTGTGATCGGTGAAAAATGTGGAAAAATACAACCGCACTTTAGTTTAGAAATTGATGAACAACGTGCAATTTTATTGAGTGAAATTCCTTTGCCGATTACGTTTAATGGCGATGAAAAACAATGGGAATTGGCGGATATTCAAGCCGGTATTCCAAATTTAAACGCCAAAATTCAAAATGAGTTTATTCCACAAGCGTTAAATTTACAGGCGATTGAGCAAGCGGTTTCTTTTACGAAGGGCTGCTACATTGGGCAGGAAACGGTGGCGCGTGCAAAATACCGTGGTGTGAATAAGCGTGCAATGTTTATTTTAAAAGGCAATAGCCAAAGTTTACCTGAAATTGCGACCGAGATCGAAATGCAACTTGAAAACGGTTGGCGCAAAACCGGCACGATTATAAGTGCGGTCAATATTAGCGATGTTTTATGGCTGCAGGTGGTAATGAATAACGATGTGAATGTCAATCAACCGTTCCGTTTGCCGCAAGACGGAAGTTGCCTTGAAATTCAGCCTTTGCCTTACGTATTAAATTAA
- a CDS encoding anhydro-N-acetylmuramic acid kinase encodes MKAKYYIGIMSGTSLDGVDVALVDFMPVQPKLIAADFTPMPEDLRVKITALVQSGKTDLQQLGELDHQLGLLYANCVNNFLQSRQILAEDIEAIGCHGQTVWHSPQGKFPFTMQIGDMNLVAAHTGITTVGDFRRKDMALGGQGAPLVPAFHQAVFSDSNYATAVLNIGGISNVSLLLPDQPIIGFDIGPGNTLLDQWIEKHQGVSYDKNGEWAATGQVNEVLLNNLLDELFFRQTAPKSTGRELFNLSWLTAKIEKTQEKTTALLPQDVQATLAEFTARTISDSLNIDTALPKRLLVCGGGAKNALIMQRLKHHLPQWAIYTTNDFEMDSDYVEAAAFAWLAYRRIYNQSGNLPEVTGAKSAVSLGAIFPKP; translated from the coding sequence ATGAAAGCGAAATACTATATCGGCATAATGTCCGGTACGAGTCTTGATGGCGTTGATGTGGCATTGGTGGATTTTATGCCGGTTCAGCCTAAATTAATTGCCGCAGATTTCACCCCTATGCCCGAAGATTTACGGGTAAAAATCACGGCACTGGTGCAATCCGGTAAAACCGATTTACAGCAATTGGGCGAGCTGGATCATCAACTTGGCTTACTTTATGCAAATTGTGTAAATAATTTTTTACAATCACGGCAAATTTTGGCGGAAGACATTGAAGCCATTGGTTGTCATGGACAAACGGTATGGCATTCACCGCAAGGAAAATTTCCTTTTACGATGCAAATTGGAGATATGAACTTGGTTGCCGCTCATACGGGCATTACCACAGTGGGAGATTTCCGCCGTAAAGATATGGCATTGGGTGGACAAGGCGCTCCCTTAGTGCCTGCATTTCATCAAGCCGTTTTTTCTGATTCCAATTATGCGACCGCAGTTTTGAATATCGGCGGTATCAGCAATGTCTCTTTGTTGCTGCCTGATCAGCCGATAATCGGTTTTGATATTGGGCCGGGGAATACCTTACTTGATCAGTGGATCGAGAAACATCAAGGCGTCTCTTATGATAAAAACGGCGAATGGGCTGCGACAGGGCAAGTCAATGAAGTCCTATTAAATAACTTGCTAGATGAACTTTTTTTCCGACAAACAGCACCGAAAAGCACAGGACGGGAGCTATTTAACTTGTCTTGGTTGACGGCTAAAATTGAAAAAACACAGGAAAAAACGACCGCACTTTTGCCGCAAGATGTGCAAGCGACATTGGCTGAATTTACCGCTCGTACTATTTCGGACAGCCTCAATATTGATACAGCATTGCCAAAACGATTGTTAGTTTGCGGCGGTGGGGCAAAAAATGCACTGATTATGCAGCGACTTAAACATCATTTGCCACAGTGGGCTATTTATACGACCAATGATTTTGAGATGGATTCGGATTATGTAGAGGCTGCGGCTTTCGCATGGTTGGCTTACCGCCGAATATATAATCAATCTGGGAATTTACCGGAAGTCACCGGTGCTAAAAGTGCGGTCAGTTTAGGGGCGATTTTTCCAAAACCTTGA
- the rsfS gene encoding ribosome silencing factor encodes MSLVEFVMDKLDDLKGTDIVHFDVRGKSSITENMVICTGTSGRQVSAMADNLIAECKKAGVETFGEEGKNTSDWIVVDLGQTIVHIMQREAREMYQLEKLWA; translated from the coding sequence ATGTCATTAGTTGAATTTGTTATGGATAAGTTAGACGATTTAAAAGGCACGGATATTGTGCATTTTGATGTGCGTGGGAAATCTTCGATCACGGAAAATATGGTGATTTGTACCGGCACGTCCGGTCGTCAGGTTTCCGCAATGGCGGATAATTTAATTGCAGAATGTAAAAAGGCAGGGGTGGAAACCTTTGGTGAAGAAGGGAAAAATACGTCGGATTGGATTGTGGTGGATTTAGGTCAAACCATTGTTCACATTATGCAGCGTGAAGCGAGAGAAATGTACCAACTAGAAAAACTTTGGGCGTAA
- the rlmH gene encoding 23S rRNA (pseudouridine(1915)-N(3))-methyltransferase RlmH, producing MKITLIAVGTKMPAWVTSGFEEYQRRFPKDMPFELIEIPAGKRGKNADIKRILEQEGKAMLAACGKAKVVTLDIPGKPWTTPQLAEQLEVWKNDGRDVCLLIGGPEGLSPECKAAAEQSWSLSPLTLPHPLVRVVVAESLYRAWSLTTNHPYHRE from the coding sequence GTGAAAATCACATTAATTGCGGTGGGAACGAAAATGCCGGCATGGGTAACGAGCGGATTTGAAGAATACCAACGCCGTTTTCCTAAGGATATGCCTTTTGAATTGATTGAAATTCCAGCCGGTAAGCGTGGAAAAAATGCGGATATTAAGCGTATTTTGGAGCAAGAGGGGAAGGCGATGTTGGCGGCTTGCGGAAAAGCGAAAGTGGTAACCTTGGATATTCCCGGCAAACCTTGGACAACGCCGCAGCTTGCCGAACAATTAGAGGTTTGGAAGAACGATGGTCGCGATGTTTGCTTATTGATTGGCGGGCCGGAAGGGCTTTCGCCCGAATGTAAAGCGGCGGCAGAGCAGAGTTGGTCGCTTTCTCCTTTAACTTTGCCTCACCCCCTTGTGCGTGTCGTAGTGGCGGAAAGTTTATATCGGGCTTGGTCGCTCACCACTAATCATCCTTATCACCGAGAGTAA
- the mrdA gene encoding penicillin-binding protein 2, translating into MNLKKFFAAPTHEPIRDKKAERNLFTRRTLVAFIGIIAVTGVLFANIYHLQIVNFDTYQTRSNGNRIKLLPVPPTRGLIYDRYGELLAENLTFFGLYIVPEKTENLDRTFDELRYIVGLTDEDIKQFKKERRRGMRYTSIMLKSNLTEEQIARFSVNQYQFPSLEIRPYFKRNYLYGEVMTHILGYVGKINDKDVERLKKEEKFANYAGSHDMGKLGIERYYEDQLHGSTGFEEVEINNRGKVIRKLREQPAKAGKSIHLTIDLALQRYVTDLLAGQKGAVVVLDPKDSSVLAMVSTPSYDNNLFVEGISNTDYKRLLEDPDRPLYSRATQGVYPPASTVKPFIAVAAQTENVVNQKTTIFDPGYWMLPNTTKRFRDWKKSGHGYTDLNKAITESSDTYFYQVAYNLGIDRLSDWMKRFGFGMPTGIEINEEASANMPTRSWKQKRYKRQWVQGDTISVGIGQGYWTATPLQVAKATAILVNNGKVNTPHLMKSVEGVTIEPYQDPLLYEDITEPKQAYWEAAKRGMFNVVHSAAGTGRKAFIGANYHVAGKSGTAQVFSLKENQKYDATGLKKELHDHAWFAAYAPYENPKMVVSIILENAGGGSSNAAPVVRKIMDYYLNERLPELEKRADMQSNKSIEMQIENGQTE; encoded by the coding sequence ATGAATTTAAAGAAATTTTTTGCAGCGCCCACTCACGAACCGATTCGCGATAAAAAAGCGGAGCGGAATCTTTTTACCCGCCGAACATTAGTTGCGTTTATCGGTATCATAGCTGTTACCGGTGTATTGTTTGCCAATATTTATCATCTTCAAATCGTTAATTTCGATACTTATCAAACCCGTTCCAACGGTAATCGAATCAAACTCTTGCCCGTACCGCCGACCCGTGGGCTTATTTATGATCGTTATGGCGAATTATTGGCGGAAAATCTTACCTTCTTCGGGTTATATATCGTACCGGAAAAAACGGAGAATTTAGACCGCACTTTTGACGAGCTTCGCTACATTGTCGGTTTGACGGATGAAGATATTAAACAATTTAAAAAAGAACGCCGCCGTGGTATGCGTTATACCTCGATTATGCTCAAATCAAATTTGACGGAGGAACAAATTGCACGTTTTTCCGTAAACCAGTACCAATTTCCAAGCTTGGAAATTCGCCCTTATTTTAAGCGTAATTATTTATACGGCGAGGTAATGACACATATTCTCGGCTATGTGGGCAAGATTAACGATAAGGATGTGGAAAGGCTCAAAAAAGAAGAGAAATTTGCGAACTATGCCGGCTCTCATGATATGGGGAAACTCGGTATCGAGCGTTATTATGAAGATCAGCTTCATGGCAGCACGGGGTTTGAAGAAGTCGAAATTAATAACCGTGGTAAGGTGATTCGTAAATTACGTGAACAACCTGCAAAAGCCGGGAAAAGTATTCATTTGACCATCGATCTCGCCCTTCAACGTTATGTTACCGATTTACTTGCCGGACAAAAGGGGGCGGTTGTTGTTTTAGATCCCAAAGATAGCAGCGTGTTAGCGATGGTTTCTACGCCAAGTTATGATAATAATCTTTTTGTGGAAGGTATTTCCAACACAGATTATAAGCGTTTGTTAGAAGATCCTGACCGACCGCTTTATAGTCGTGCCACACAAGGTGTTTACCCTCCTGCATCTACGGTGAAACCTTTTATCGCAGTTGCGGCACAAACAGAAAATGTGGTTAATCAAAAGACGACGATTTTTGATCCGGGTTATTGGATGCTGCCGAATACGACAAAACGTTTCCGAGATTGGAAAAAATCAGGCCATGGTTATACTGATCTCAATAAAGCGATTACGGAATCTTCGGATACCTATTTTTATCAAGTTGCCTATAATTTGGGCATTGATCGTTTATCGGATTGGATGAAACGTTTCGGTTTCGGTATGCCGACAGGAATCGAAATTAATGAAGAAGCCTCCGCCAATATGCCGACCAGATCTTGGAAACAAAAACGCTATAAACGCCAATGGGTGCAGGGCGATACGATTTCTGTCGGTATCGGGCAAGGCTATTGGACGGCAACGCCGTTACAGGTGGCAAAAGCAACGGCGATTTTAGTCAATAATGGCAAAGTGAATACGCCGCATTTAATGAAATCGGTGGAAGGTGTGACTATTGAGCCTTATCAAGATCCGCTACTTTATGAGGATATTACCGAACCTAAACAGGCTTATTGGGAGGCAGCCAAACGAGGAATGTTTAACGTGGTGCATTCCGCTGCAGGGACAGGGCGTAAGGCTTTTATCGGGGCAAATTATCACGTTGCGGGAAAATCCGGTACGGCGCAAGTATTTAGTTTAAAAGAAAACCAAAAATATGATGCGACAGGATTGAAAAAAGAATTACACGATCACGCTTGGTTTGCTGCCTATGCGCCTTATGAAAATCCTAAAATGGTCGTATCGATTATTTTGGAAAATGCCGGTGGCGGTTCAAGTAATGCGGCACCGGTGGTTCGTAAAATTATGGATTATTATCTTAACGAACGGTTACCGGAACTGGAGAAAAGAGCAGATATGCAAAGCAATAAGTCCATTGAAATGCAGATAGAAAACGGACAAACAGAATAA
- the rodA gene encoding rod shape-determining protein RodA, with translation MEEKTPIWLRLWKPLHLDFWLLLGLIAITGYGMLVLYSASGASEVMFRNRVIQVILGFTVLLVMAQLPPKFYQGIAPYLYLIGLVLLILVDAIGTTSKGAQRWLDLGFIRFQPSEIVKLAVPLMVAVYLGNRPVPPKMSETFIAIAMIIVPTLLVAIQPDLGTSILVSASGLFVVFLAGMSWWLILAAVVGLAGFIPIMWLYLMHDYQRTRVLTLLDPEKDPLGAGYHILQSKIAIGSGGIWGKGWMQGTQSQLEFLPEPHTDFIFAVMSEEHGMVGFIVLIAIYLFIIVRGLMIAVNAQTTFGRILAGATTLIFFVYLFVNIGMVSGILPVVGVPLPLFSYGGTSYVAIMASFGLVMSIHTHRTKFINTN, from the coding sequence ATGGAAGAAAAAACACCGATTTGGCTTCGCTTATGGAAGCCGTTACATTTGGATTTTTGGTTATTATTGGGGCTAATTGCCATTACCGGCTATGGAATGCTTGTGCTTTATAGTGCTTCCGGAGCAAGTGAAGTAATGTTTCGTAACCGTGTTATTCAGGTTATTCTTGGTTTTACTGTGTTATTGGTCATGGCGCAGTTACCGCCTAAATTTTATCAAGGTATTGCGCCATACCTTTACTTGATAGGCTTGGTGTTACTGATTTTAGTTGATGCGATCGGAACGACCAGTAAAGGCGCGCAGCGTTGGCTTGATTTAGGTTTTATCCGTTTTCAACCTTCAGAAATTGTAAAGCTGGCAGTGCCATTGATGGTAGCGGTTTATTTAGGCAATCGTCCTGTACCGCCTAAAATGAGCGAAACTTTTATTGCGATTGCGATGATAATAGTTCCCACCTTGTTGGTGGCGATCCAACCTGATCTCGGTACTTCAATTTTAGTGAGCGCATCGGGATTATTCGTGGTTTTTCTGGCCGGAATGAGTTGGTGGTTGATTTTGGCGGCAGTTGTCGGATTAGCCGGATTTATTCCGATTATGTGGCTTTATTTAATGCACGATTATCAACGAACCAGAGTCCTTACTTTACTTGATCCGGAAAAAGATCCGCTTGGCGCGGGCTATCATATTCTTCAATCGAAGATCGCCATCGGCTCAGGTGGAATTTGGGGAAAAGGTTGGATGCAAGGTACGCAATCTCAGCTTGAATTTTTGCCGGAACCCCATACCGATTTTATTTTTGCGGTGATGAGTGAAGAACACGGTATGGTTGGATTTATCGTTCTTATCGCAATTTATCTGTTTATTATCGTGCGTGGTTTAATGATTGCCGTGAATGCACAAACCACATTCGGGCGTATTTTGGCTGGAGCTACCACGCTCATTTTTTTCGTGTATTTATTCGTAAATATTGGTATGGTGAGTGGCATTTTGCCGGTGGTTGGCGTACCGTTGCCATTGTTTAGTTACGGCGGTACTTCATATGTCGCAATTATGGCAAGTTTTGGTTTGGTGATGTCGATTCATACGCATCGCACAAAATTTATCAATACGAACTAA
- a CDS encoding septal ring lytic transglycosylase RlpA family protein, protein MILKMLAKLTALTVIAALSILPVQAKNDPYNQYGIKGASLTRTTPVSSSTSYRVNGKTYTTYSHSKAKEYSKQGTASYYHRKFHGRRTSNGETYNSALYTAAHKTLPLNSYALVTNLHNNRKTIVRINDRGPFSRGRIIDLSYAAAKEIGLIARGVGQVKVEALHISPKGRISGAGTKTLAKYAKTQAASDRLVNAEKKILVNEPTVSKEQYRLKMLDLPSKKYANDLITRLALNNVDFEVNQHNGRYELHLGPVKDKQIMTKLKSRLQRMANGNPLIVYTYKN, encoded by the coding sequence ATGATTTTAAAAATGCTTGCAAAATTGACCGCACTTACCGTTATTGCGGCACTGAGTATTTTACCCGTTCAAGCCAAAAATGATCCTTACAATCAATATGGTATTAAAGGAGCAAGTCTCACTCGTACAACGCCTGTGAGTTCATCAACAAGCTATAGGGTAAATGGTAAAACCTACACAACTTATAGCCATAGCAAAGCAAAAGAATATTCAAAACAAGGCACGGCAAGTTATTATCACCGTAAATTCCACGGTCGTCGTACCTCAAACGGTGAAACATATAATTCCGCACTTTACACGGCGGCACATAAAACCTTACCTTTAAATTCCTACGCCTTAGTAACGAATTTGCATAATAATCGTAAAACTATTGTTCGGATTAATGATCGTGGTCCTTTTAGTCGAGGACGTATCATCGATTTATCTTATGCGGCGGCAAAAGAAATCGGTTTGATTGCAAGAGGTGTCGGACAGGTAAAAGTTGAAGCGTTGCATATTTCTCCTAAGGGGCGTATTTCGGGGGCGGGAACGAAAACGCTGGCAAAATATGCTAAGACACAAGCCGCATCGGATCGATTGGTAAATGCAGAAAAAAAAATTCTCGTAAACGAGCCAACGGTATCCAAAGAGCAATATCGGCTAAAAATGTTAGATTTACCAAGCAAAAAATACGCAAATGATTTGATAACCCGTTTGGCGTTGAATAATGTCGATTTTGAGGTCAATCAACATAATGGACGGTATGAACTCCATTTAGGACCTGTGAAAGATAAGCAGATTATGACGAAATTAAAATCAAGACTACAACGAATGGCTAATGGTAACCCATTAATCGTTTATACTTATAAAAACTAA
- a CDS encoding serine hydrolase, whose protein sequence is MFKQCAKFKKLVLISGLIGASAFVSAEDMQYGITPPQVNAQTYILMDYHSGAVLAALNPDQRQYPASLTKMMTSYVVGQALKQGKIHNTDMVTIGESAWGRNFPDSSKMFLNLNQQVSVEDLNKGVIIVSGNDACVALAEHISGSVLNFVDTMNKYSQQFGLKNTNFTTPHGLDDPNQYSTARDMAIIGTRIIRDLPEEYKIYAEKDFTFNKIKQPNRNGLLWDKTMNVDGMKTGHTSKAGYNLVASAINPSNMRLISVVMGVPTYKGREVESKKLLQWGFANFETLKTLEANKEISEQSVYYGDQGKVKLGVLQDSFITVPKGKQAELKARYELDDKYLQAPLAKGQVVGKVIYQLDGKDVAAVNLQAMSEVKEGGIFGNAWDWLVLTIKSLF, encoded by the coding sequence ATGTTCAAGCAATGTGCTAAATTCAAAAAACTCGTGCTGATCTCCGGATTGATAGGGGCATCGGCTTTTGTCTCTGCAGAAGATATGCAATATGGCATTACTCCTCCGCAAGTAAATGCGCAAACCTATATTTTAATGGATTATCATTCCGGCGCGGTGCTTGCGGCGTTAAATCCGGATCAACGTCAGTATCCGGCATCACTCACAAAAATGATGACCAGTTATGTTGTCGGACAAGCCTTAAAGCAAGGTAAAATCCATAATACGGATATGGTTACCATTGGAGAAAGCGCTTGGGGACGTAATTTTCCTGATTCTTCCAAAATGTTCTTAAATCTTAATCAACAAGTTTCCGTAGAAGACTTAAATAAAGGCGTGATTATTGTTTCAGGTAATGATGCGTGCGTAGCCCTAGCCGAACATATTTCGGGATCGGTATTAAACTTTGTTGATACGATGAATAAATATTCTCAACAATTCGGTTTAAAAAATACCAATTTCACTACACCGCACGGATTAGATGATCCTAACCAATATTCAACGGCTCGTGATATGGCAATTATTGGGACGCGTATTATCCGTGATTTACCGGAAGAATATAAAATTTACGCAGAAAAAGATTTCACTTTTAATAAAATCAAACAGCCTAATCGTAACGGTTTGTTGTGGGATAAAACAATGAATGTGGACGGAATGAAAACCGGACATACGAGTAAAGCGGGTTATAATCTTGTGGCTTCGGCAATAAATCCAAGCAATATGCGTTTAATTTCTGTGGTGATGGGCGTGCCGACTTACAAAGGTCGTGAAGTTGAAAGCAAGAAATTATTGCAATGGGGATTTGCGAATTTTGAAACTTTAAAAACCCTTGAAGCCAATAAAGAAATTTCGGAACAATCGGTTTATTACGGCGATCAAGGTAAAGTGAAATTGGGTGTGTTACAAGATAGCTTTATTACCGTACCAAAAGGCAAACAGGCAGAACTAAAAGCACGTTATGAGTTAGACGATAAATACTTACAAGCACCATTGGCAAAAGGACAAGTGGTGGGGAAAGTGATTTATCAACTTGACGGTAAAGATGTAGCAGCCGTGAATTTACAAGCGATGAGCGAAGTAAAAGAAGGTGGAATCTTCGGCAATGCTTGGGACTGGTTAGTCTTAACTATCAAAAGCCTTTTCTAA
- the ybeD gene encoding DUF493 family protein YbeD → MTTEQDYEKLKELMEFPAAMTFKVAGVNRENLAQDLIAVVQKYLPGDYIPKEKQSSKGTYNSVSIDVVAQNFEQVETLYKELAKVEGVKMVI, encoded by the coding sequence ATGACAACCGAACAAGATTACGAAAAACTGAAAGAATTAATGGAATTTCCTGCGGCAATGACATTTAAAGTTGCCGGAGTAAATCGTGAAAATTTGGCGCAAGATTTAATTGCGGTGGTTCAAAAATATCTACCGGGTGATTACATTCCAAAAGAAAAACAAAGTAGTAAAGGCACTTATAATTCCGTTTCTATTGATGTGGTGGCACAGAATTTTGAACAAGTCGAAACTCTCTATAAAGAACTCGCCAAAGTTGAAGGCGTGAAAATGGTTATTTAA